Within the Marinobacter qingdaonensis genome, the region TAGCAGCATCCCGACCTTAACCGCGGACCAACGAGTCCAGACGTTGAGACGGCTTTACCAAGGAGAAAGCAATGAAACTTGTGACAGCGATCATCAAGCCTTTCAAGTTGGATGATGTCCGTGAGGCACTATCCGAGATTGGCGTTCAAGGCGTTACCGTCACCGAAGTCAAAGGCTTTGGTCGACAGAAGGGCCACACCGAGCTCTACCGGGGCGCAGAGTATGTCGTTGACTTCCTGCCCAAGGTCAAGGTGGAAGTGGCCATTGGCGACAACCTGCTCGACCAGGTTATCGAGTCCATCACCAAGGCGGCCAACACCGGCAAGATCGGCGACGGCAAGATCTTCGTGACCGAACTGGAGCAAGCCATCCGGATCCGGACAGGCGAAACCGGCGAAGAAGCGGTCTGATCCAGCTCAGTTAACCAGTTGCCAACGCAAAAAAATTTAAAAACCTGAAAAGCCTCGTGCGGAGGGCTTCACATGGAAAGCAATCTTAATCATATCTTTGAACTGCAGTACGCAATGGACACCTTCTACTTCCTGGTGTGCGGTGCCCTGGTCATGTGGATGGCCGCGGGTTTCGCCATGCTGGAAGCCGGTCTCGTGCGTGCCAAGAACACCACTGAAATCCTGACCAAGAACGTCGCGCTGTTTGCCGTCGCCTGTACCATGTACCTGATCTGCGGCTACGACATCATGTATGGCGGCGGTATCTTCCTGAGCGGCATCACCACCGTTGCTGAAATGGACGACGCGGCCATCGCCGGCGTCATTGCCGCTTCGACCGAAGCCGGCTTCGGCGACATGGGCGAATACAGCGGTGCGTCCGACTTCTTCTTCCAGGTAGTGTTCGTGGCCACAGCCATGTCCATCGTCTCCGGTGCGGTTGCCGAGCGCATGAAGCTCTGGGCCTTCCTCGCCTTCGCCGTGATCATGTGT harbors:
- the glnK gene encoding P-II family nitrogen regulator gives rise to the protein MKLVTAIIKPFKLDDVREALSEIGVQGVTVTEVKGFGRQKGHTELYRGAEYVVDFLPKVKVEVAIGDNLLDQVIESITKAANTGKIGDGKIFVTELEQAIRIRTGETGEEAV